The genomic region GACAAGGAAACATATTATCCACAAACCTATTCCATGTCAATGAAAACCAATAGCAAACAGAATGGAAAGACTGCAAAAACAGAGACGGCCATTGATGCTGCCTACAGCCAATTTAATCAAATAGGTGAAATTAAATTACCGGAAAACGTTAAAAATAATGCAGAGAAATTAAAACCTTAAGAACAGTCGAAAGCGGCATCAGTAACATAAAACAGCCCTTGTCAGTAATACTGGCAAGGGTTTTATTCTACGTATCCTATGAACATCCGGGTAATTCAGGATTGTCTCTAATCATCCGGATTTTCGAGAACACCCATGGAAGCAATATGTTCCCTGGTCTGATCGTCACCTAAGCGATAAAGCATTTGCAGAACATGAATGAGTCCATCATCAAAAACGTCATTCACTTCATCATTGTGGTATTCACGGATTGGAACGTGGGCACGCCAAAAAGCACCTCGATCCGCATCGTACATTTCATCAAATAACTCCCGAAGTTCAATGACTTCTTCCGGAGTAGCATATATAATAAAATCCTCATTATTGAAGGCTTTTAAACGTGAAATTTCCTGGGTTCCCAGGCTTACATAATACTTTTCCCTGTCCATAACTATCCCTCCTATTTATACTTTTTACAAGGGCGGGATAATTATGAATCGTTTTTTTACGTGGAAACTTAAAATTTAAATGAGCGCACTTAACACCGCTGCGGGAAAGTTTATCTTGCTTTTTGCATCTCCTGCTTAATCAAACATCTTCCTTTACCGTGGGGGATGCACATTGGTGTACCGAATAAAGGATCATAGGTGACGTCGCAGGCCATACGGAACACATTCTGGACAAAATCAATCGTTACAATATCCTCAGGTTTCCCCTGCTCCCATACTTTTTTATCCTTTAGGGCAACAATATGATCTGCGTATCGGCAGGCAAGATTAATATCATGAAGAACCATCACAATCGTACGGTTATCGGTTTCATTTAATTCAAAAAGGAGATCAAGAATTTCTATTTGATGGGTCATATCCAGGTATGTTGTCGGTTCATCGAGAAAAATAACATCTGTATCCTGGGCCAATGTCATGGCAATCCACGCCCTCTGCCTTTGACCACCGGATAAGGAATCAACCAAGCGATCCTTTAAATCCAGCATATTGGTGGATTCCAGAGCTTTATCAACAGCTTCTTCATCATCCTTACTCCACTTCTTCATCATACCCTGATAGGGATAACGTCCTAATCTCACAAGCTGTTGAACAGTTAATCCTTCAGGTGTCGAAGGACTCTGTGGAAGAATGGCCATTTCTTTGGCTACTTCCTTTGTACGCAAACTGGCAATATCCGTACCGTCCAATATAACCTCCCCATTTTTAGGCTGCATTAAACGGGCCAATGAGCGCAGCAATGTAGACTTTCCGCATCCATTGCTTCCGATAAAAACCGTCATTTTTCCCTTTGGAATCGTAATATCCAAATCATCTATAATAATTTCGTCACCATATCCAAGTGTTAATTGATTGGCTGCAAGTGATTCCATTGAAACCTCTCCTTTGAAGTGAGAGAATAAAAAATTATAAAGTCCGTCAGTATTCAGCGTAAAAAGCCGGACTTTTTTTATGTTCGAACAAATTCTTCACAACTCATGTATATGAAAACTCTTCTTACTTAATACTTTAATTGAAAATGATTATCGTTTCAAGAGTTTTCTATCATCAATCCCCTTTATAAAGAGTCAATGTTCGAGTTGTCAGAAAATCTACATATTCCCGGTCCATTTCAACACCTGTTCCACAGCCCTCAGGCACTTGAACTTCACCTTTTGTAACCTCAATTTTTCCGGTTATGATATCCCTTTCATAGTAACGATCAGAAGCTGAAATATCTCCTGGGATCGTAAACTGAGGTAAGGATGCCAGGGCAATATTATGGGCTCTGCCAACACCTGTTTCCAGCATCCCCCCGCACCATAAGGGAATGTGATCATCCGCACAAAGGGTATGAATGCTGAGGGCCTCTGTAAGTCCTCCTACTCGTCCGGGTTTGACATTGATGATTTCCGTACTTTTTAGCTGTATCGCCTGCCAGGCATCATGATAACTTTCGATACTTTCATCAAGACAGATAGGCGTCTGCATTCGCTGCTGAAGCTGTCTGTGCAAAACGAAATCACCAGGCGGAAAGGGCTGTTCAATCATCTGCAGACCTAAATCATCAAGGGAAACTAAATGGTCCATATCTTTTTCGCCATACATCCCATTCCCATCAAACATTAACGGTAATTTTGGATTGATGGACAGAACCTTCTCCAGCAGATGACGTTCCTTTCCTTTATCCACTTTAAGCTTATAGCGTTTATAACCTGCCGCTTCATACTCTTCCAGTCTTTCCTCTAAATCCTCACCCAGACTGATAACAACCCCGGCATCAACTTTATCTCGGACTCCTCCTATACATTTAGCCAGACTCATCTTTTGCTGTCTGGCATACAGATCCCATATGGCCGCTTCTGCACCTGCTTTTGCCATTTGATTTCCTTTATAAAGGTCCAGCCGGCGCTTAATATCTTCAGGGTGTTCTACCGGGACACTTAATATCCTGGGAATCAGTAAATCCGTTAATAACGTCCAGGCAGTATCAATGGTTTCTGCTGTATAAAATGGTGTGGTAAAAGGGACACATTCTCCCCATCCGCTTTCCCCATTTTCATCTACAGCTTCCATTAAAATAACTTCCCTGTCCTCTACAGCCCCAGCATGTGTAATAAAAGGGTGTTTCAGAGGCATGGATATCTGATAAAGCTGGATATATTTAAGATTCATCATGGTTTTGAATTCCTTTCGTCCACTCTAAAAGGGTTGATCTGAGCAACTTCTTAGATGCATTTCGAGGTAAAATGTCCACAAAGTAAATTTCTTTAGGGACTTTATAGGAAGCAAGTTTTGTTCCGGCATACTTCAAGATTCGATCCTTATCCAGCTCCTGGTTCTCTCTTCCCACAATAAAGGCTACTGGAACCTGTCCCCATTTATCATCTTCAATCCCTACTACACCAGCATCCTGAACCTCATTTCGTTCTTTTAATACAGATTCTATTTCAGCCGGGTACACATTTTCCCCGCCGGATATGATTAAGTCCTTGCGACGATCCACAACATAGAGGTAGCCATCCTCATCAAGATATCCCAGATCCCCTGTCTTCAGCCAATTCTGATCAAAGGACTTGCGGTTAGCTTCCTTACGTTTATAATAACCTGTTGT from Virgibacillus sp. MSP4-1 harbors:
- a CDS encoding ABC transporter ATP-binding protein; this encodes MESLAANQLTLGYGDEIIIDDLDITIPKGKMTVFIGSNGCGKSTLLRSLARLMQPKNGEVILDGTDIASLRTKEVAKEMAILPQSPSTPEGLTVQQLVRLGRYPYQGMMKKWSKDDEEAVDKALESTNMLDLKDRLVDSLSGGQRQRAWIAMTLAQDTDVIFLDEPTTYLDMTHQIEILDLLFELNETDNRTIVMVLHDINLACRYADHIVALKDKKVWEQGKPEDIVTIDFVQNVFRMACDVTYDPLFGTPMCIPHGKGRCLIKQEMQKAR
- the menC gene encoding o-succinylbenzoate synthase encodes the protein MMNLKYIQLYQISMPLKHPFITHAGAVEDREVILMEAVDENGESGWGECVPFTTPFYTAETIDTAWTLLTDLLIPRILSVPVEHPEDIKRRLDLYKGNQMAKAGAEAAIWDLYARQQKMSLAKCIGGVRDKVDAGVVISLGEDLEERLEEYEAAGYKRYKLKVDKGKERHLLEKVLSINPKLPLMFDGNGMYGEKDMDHLVSLDDLGLQMIEQPFPPGDFVLHRQLQQRMQTPICLDESIESYHDAWQAIQLKSTEIINVKPGRVGGLTEALSIHTLCADDHIPLWCGGMLETGVGRAHNIALASLPQFTIPGDISASDRYYERDIITGKIEVTKGEVQVPEGCGTGVEMDREYVDFLTTRTLTLYKGD